Below is a genomic region from Treponema sp. J25.
GGATATTATCGAATACGGCGGCGGGCTTGCCTTTCATCTTTTCATCCGCTTCCATCTGTTTCCGGAAGATTTCTTCCTGTTCTGCCAGGTGAGCGGGATCCACATGATTTTTATCGAGGGCATAGGGGTTAAACGCTGCAATGTGAAGGGCAAGATCAAATGCGAGGGTCTTTACCGCTTCCGTCTGAAGCGCCTCTGGTTTGTCCGCCGCAAGCTTGACTACCACGCCGATTAAGCCATCCCCATGGATGTAGCTGGTCAGGTATTCATTAGGAGCGGCGGTGATCATCTTAAGACGCTTTAGCCCCATGTTTTCTCGAATTTTGGTAGCCAGATCGGTAACCATCGCATGGAGTTCATCGGTGGGTTCCTGATACCCCTTTTCCAGCGCTACCTCTACAATCTTGTTCCCCAGGGCGATGAAATCGGCGTTGCGGGCCACAAAATCGGTTTCAGAGGAAAGCTCTGCGATAACTGCCCGATTCCCTGCCACCTTAACAAAGATCTTTCCTTCATTGGTGGCCCGGTTGGCCCGCTTTTCTACCGCCGCAAGCCCCTTTTCTTTGAGGAGTTTTTCTGCCTTTGCAAAATCCCCTTCACAGGCTAGCAGGGCATTCTTACATTCCATCATCCCTGCGCCGGTTTTTTCTCGCAGGGCCTTTACATCAGACGCCTTTATCTCCACGGTTTACTCCTTTTCGTAGACCTTATCTACATCCACTGGAAGTTCATCTTCTTCCAGATCCTCATCGTATCCTGCGGTGG
It encodes:
- the tsf gene encoding translation elongation factor Ts, which produces MEIKASDVKALREKTGAGMMECKNALLACEGDFAKAEKLLKEKGLAAVEKRANRATNEGKIFVKVAGNRAVIAELSSETDFVARNADFIALGNKIVEVALEKGYQEPTDELHAMVTDLATKIRENMGLKRLKMITAAPNEYLTSYIHGDGLIGVVVKLAADKPEALQTEAVKTLAFDLALHIAAFNPYALDKNHVDPAHLAEQEEIFRKQMEADEKMKGKPAAVFDNILKGKVSKYLAEICLLDQGFVKDEKVSVAKVLEETGKKVGAQLSISEYVYFRVGQ